aaccttaaaccctaaacaaacAATTAACCTAACCACAAAacttactaacaaaataactttaaaataaattaaaaattaataaaaattacattcataacctaacaaatcacaataaacattaaactaaacaaataatttataatagtaactgacaaaataactttaaaataaattaaaaacaacataaaaataacaataaacaaaCTACACAAtgctaacaaaataatttatcctCATCATAATccattctattttaaaaaaaaaaacaaaaataccttatccttgttttttcttctcctttctttctttctttcttctccctctcttcttccttctcttctgctattttttttaagCCTAATTCTCTTCTTCACCGGGACCATTAAACAGGATCCCAAAATTGGTTCATTGGTACCCCTTATCAGATAAGGGTCACTGGTGCCACCTATCAGATAAGCACCACCCCTATATACCAATTCCGTAATTATACACGGGTGCATACTAGACCCGAAACTTTTATACGAATGTGGTGCTGCCTATGAGATAGGCAccactaataaaataatatattttttaaaataataataataaataaatttaaaaaaaaatagtggtgTCGCCTATGAGATAGGCACCACCACTATTGACATACCATTGTCGTATTTAATCCTACTGACAtaccattttcatatttaattttttttacaatatttaggTATAAAAGCCCACTTATACCAAGTGAAAGTGAACACAAACTACATCAATTCACTGatgatttaaaaatgaattttaagcaAGTTGATTCTTAGTTCAATTGGCATgaatattattgttaatgtaagaggatatgaatttgagtatgctgaaacgcattattttcctatttatgagttgataagaggctatgggtagttctaaatattgtgtaaaaaaaacacaaatataattagaacctataatgagattaataaaataaataaaatttaaaatatatctacTAAATTCGTGATGTAATAACAAAGAATTTTCATTGACATCAAATCTTATTTGTAGAAATAAAATTGTAACAAAATCCCATTTACAACCAaactttcaaaacaaaaatatatggCATACAAAAGGATTTAGAGAGAGAAAGTGCTTTCATTGCCTCTAAAGCTTAAATATGAACAAGTGTGGATATAGACGGTACACTTTGCATAAGGTTGATTTCATCAAAATACCTAGACCTTGTCAACTGGATGGGTTAAATTGCTTTTGAGAGGGATTAATTTAAGTAAGTTcatcttagtttttaaaaagaaaattttaataattttgagtttcgaTAATTTAGGTTTGGGTTTGaggttattttggttttgggtgAATTTAGGTTTTAAGTGAGTTTGAAtacaaattaatgtttttttttctattgtcAAAATGAGCTTTGAGTTGGGGTGAGGTCTAGAAATTTTGTGAGAATATGAGACTTTGTTTGTTAACTCAGTCAATCCTCGGGCAACAACTTCTTTCTTGGATTCCAATGGTTCTCCGACAGGATCTCCGGTTATGAGACCAAGTTCGTCTGAGAAAACGCTTCTTATACCAGGCCATCACGTGTGAATAGAGTATCGGGAAAAGAAAGCATAGCAACACTAGCAGCAACATCGCTACACAAAGAACCATAACCTTGAAGAAACCATCTTTTACTTCAGGGTTATTTTGCATTGTCCATGGAACTCCACCCACATTCATTCCAAACACTGAAACAATATATTCAACCAAAATCAAAGACTTGAATgctaatgatatttgaaatgagGTAAAGGGAAGGGTGAGCGACCTTGTTACCATCCCTAACTAAATTCAGAGGGGTATTGTATATGGTAAGTCATTACCTCCGGTGATGACAGATAAAGGAAGGAATACTATAGAAAGGAAAGAGAGGTAATAGagctttttgtttatttgctcCGACTGCCAACTGTCCAAACCCGCCTGAATTGCGGTAACCCTATTCGCTAGAAACCCCACGTTCTCTTTCAACCTCCTCAACCGTCCGATCAACTCGTCAAGCGAGTTTATGTCTTTACTAAGAAACCATGATTTAGATAAACATTTTTCCTTCACTCGGGGAAATACTTGCTCTCCATGTGCAATCACCTAAATTTTGGACAAACAGACAACGTGAAAAATTCCAACCTGAAAAAACAAGTGGCGAAGATAAATTACCTGAAGGAGACGTTGCAAATTTAGATGCATTTTGGGGAATCGCCTATCGTCTAGCATCTCTTTCTTTAAAGCAAATCCACCTGAGAGTAAGTACATTAGCTTCACTTCTAAAACAGATATGTTCTTCAACAGTTGGGCGAAGGaattagataataaaatataatttttataaattgtaaattaatgagtaactttcaaaatcattaaaaataaatataatttttttaatagatggTGCCTTATTATTGACGGAagcatgaatttataaattgttaATGCATTAATATGTTATTCAACATGCAAGAAATAAAGGggtgaattaattttgatatatgaaatttacCTCTATCCAACTCAAGCTCCACAGTTTCCAACTCCATTTCGAGTTTAGTAACGACATCTTCAAGGTGATCGACGTGGGTGTCGATGACGTGAACTACAAGGTTTGAGATTGATTTGGGAACCGGATTATCGGCCTCCTCCGAGTGGTTCATTGTTAATAAAAACTCCAGAACATGTTCTTTAATAACAATCCCGCTCCGATTAGTACTTCCTCTTTTGTAATTCGACGGATTTTCGACACTAGGGATCTCTGAGAGAAGTGATTGACCGACCGGCGAGAAACCTAATCGAGGAACACGTCCCAAAGACACGGTGATCACCGATTTCTCGGTAATCCTTGCAGCTAGTCTAAACGTAAAGCTACTGGAGATAGGGCCAGGTGAATTGACCCGAAAGACCAGTGCTCCATCCACATGTCCGCAAAACGGCCCATTGCTAGCGAGTGAGAGAATGTCTTGGAGCTTTAAAGGTGGACAAAGGACATCTATAAGGTGTTGGGCAGATTGACAACATTTTTGTCTCACTTTTGGAAGTTCTACATGGTACCAACAAAACTCCTTCCCTTCACCTTCACCAAGATCCCAATCCTTATTAAAGTAATTCCCGAAACCGTCGAAAACATATGCTTTTTGCCTCACCATACCGGAGAAATGTGACGTCGGGTGTTCATTTACCGAGGCGGCGACATTTGTGGAGGACGGTCTAACCAATTCCTCCATCTCTCCTCCGGATGGTACTTCTTCCTCAACTGAATCCATAACTTCTAATTCAACTTCCTCTTCACCAATGAAGCTCACAAAGATATATTGCACAACTTGGgaaatttcaaattcaactattcaatttaacccaatgAGGGGTTCCAAATCATTCGCTAAAATGTAGATTTCTCAAGTTTCAATAATGTAAAAGGGGTGATAGCAGAGGAAGAAATTTTGCAAGAAATCTCAACTGTTGTTGCCCCTGCAAGCCACAATCTGATTAGCCAAAAACTACAAGATAAGTTGCTTACCTCTATAGGTTGAAACCAagcaaataagaaaaataaaatctgcCAATACTAATCACAATTCTGCTTAAGTGGTGATTAGTATAGGCAAATTGGATAATAAACTGGGTTAAATTTTCTGGATTTATAAGGAAAAGAAAGATTGCTTccaaaaaagaagagaaaagaacaTGAGATATAAAGATAATTTAGGAGGTGAAAGTAGACAAAAATGGGGAGAGAACCTACATTCACGGGGAACTCAATCATGCTTTTATTTATCTTCTTCTAGTTTTAGGCTTTTTATGTGTGAAGTAcatttatttttaccaaaaaaaagaaaataataatgaacaaaACTAAATATTGGCAAAGATTATAatttgggtaaactatcaaaatagtcacttctATTTATctcatgttacattttagtcacttatgtttgaaatgttacgttttagtcacttatgttagcatattgtaaaattttaatcactGAGCCGTTACttgtcgttaacggtgtaacagtaagctgacgtggcacgttaaatcatcatttcaaacaaaaaaaataggttaaaatatactaTTGATCCCATATTCTTTTCGTTTTGAgtaatcttttttcttttatgttcttttaactttcattttttttcccattCTTTTTTCTGcttctctctttattttcctccctttctccatctcttttaacataagttttttttttatatttttcatttgttagaactttttttatgttaatgaaaaagaaaagaagaaagttgAAACCAAAATAAACTTGCTTCACATATTCTCACTCCACAATTACAGACTCTCATTATCCATCATCGTTTTAAATAACCAATTTGGATCTTTCAATAACCTGGTCCACACGCTCGCCTCACTCGAAGACCTCGTCATTCGTGACTTATGGCAGTCTACTCTCAACAAAGTTTCTCGAGCCCGTTCCCTTAACCTCCTAATCAATCTCCACGACCACCTTATCTATCTTACCTACAACATTCTCGCCCTCTCAAAACTACATTGTTTCACAGATTCTTCAAACAAGCTCTACACcctcaatgacttaaatgaccACCATACTAAACATACCCTCAACTTTACCGAAACCAGTTTGGTTCCATGCCCCCTTTCTCTCTTCCGTTCATCCATGCTCAGCTTTTAATCAAGCTTGCTTTTGAATATCCAAGAAggtttagatcaattttatcgtttgcttaattttattcgtcagtgaataaaagaaaaggaaaagaatgctCTACACGAATCTATAAAAGTTtggaaacaattttttttaatataaagaattcagtttatgtttagatttgattaatgatatgattttttatattgattagttggatccaattttagtttcaaagtTAGGTTATATTCAAATCGAGATTTGATTAAGAATGATTGATATTCGGTTTTTAGTGAAATTCAATTTAGGAATCATGTGAAAGAAACAAGGACTTGGTTTATTTGGTGGGCAAAGATTATGTTTCCGCAATGAAGAAtatgagaagagagaaaataaagggaaagaagaaggaaattaaaaatgaaaaaaataaattgttccaaaaataaaagtatagggattagttttaacaaatgaaaaacatagaaaaactatgttaaaagaaatggagaagggagaaaaatagagggagaaggagggaaatggaaaataaagaaaaaagaaagttcaaagaacataaaagaaaaaaattaaattgctcaaaacaaaaaatatagggaccatttgtataatttaacctaaaattttcgtttaaaACGATGATTTAACATtccacgtcagcttaccgttacaccgttaacgatAATTAatgctcagtgactaaaatgttacaacacaataacataagtgactaaaacgtaacatttcaaacataagtgactaaaatgtaacctgagacaaacaaaagtaactagtttgatagtttacccttaaaattttaatggaaaaaaatttcCCCAAGTTTGTAACTCAAAAGATATTGGTCTAATCATGAATTTCAtcaatttactttataaaaattgagaaattagtccatttattttattttatcaaaatttgaacattGTATTTTACAAAAATCGAAAAGTTAATATGGTTGTtggtttaaatattttgaactattaatttttattgatttgttttcTATAAATTGTTGTGATGTtgattttggttaatttttataatataaattattgatttgattaataatttaataaaaggtttaACACTGCTTTTTAATTGGATTAAACTCTCGTTTTTTAGATTAT
The nucleotide sequence above comes from Gossypium raimondii isolate GPD5lz chromosome 13, ASM2569854v1, whole genome shotgun sequence. Encoded proteins:
- the LOC105782966 gene encoding uncharacterized protein LOC105782966, coding for MDSVEEEVPSGGEMEELVRPSSTNVAASVNEHPTSHFSGMVRQKAYVFDGFGNYFNKDWDLGEGEGKEFCWYHVELPKVRQKCCQSAQHLIDVLCPPLKLQDILSLASNGPFCGHVDGALVFRVNSPGPISSSFTFRLAARITEKSVITVSLGRVPRLGFSPVGQSLLSEIPSVENPSNYKRGSTNRSGIVIKEHVLEFLLTMNHSEEADNPVPKSISNLVVHVIDTHVDHLEDVVTKLEMELETVELELDRGGFALKKEMLDDRRFPKMHLNLQRLLQVIAHGEQVFPRVKEKCLSKSWFLSKDINSLDELIGRLRRLKENVGFLANRVTAIQAGLDSWQSEQINKKLYYLSFLSIVFLPLSVITGVFGMNVGGVPWTMQNNPEVKDGFFKVMVLCVAMLLLVLLCFLFPILYSHVMAWYKKRFLRRTWSHNRRSCRRTIGIQERSCCPRID